In the genome of Kitasatospora cathayae, one region contains:
- a CDS encoding SMI1/KNR4 family protein, translating into MSDDQSVAIAAMAGIGELLSCIGPTCGDTVDWSAAEKVYGTPFPADYRAFVAAFGRGSIEEIVGIHIPAVNSNEQGIAVSRLSEAALADEWVCTVFGSYKIFVTGDRFNSPMVSLGWR; encoded by the coding sequence GTGAGTGACGATCAGTCTGTTGCAATTGCCGCCATGGCGGGCATCGGAGAACTGCTGTCGTGCATCGGGCCGACCTGCGGGGACACCGTCGACTGGAGTGCGGCGGAGAAGGTTTACGGGACGCCATTCCCTGCCGACTACCGGGCCTTCGTTGCAGCTTTCGGTAGGGGCTCGATCGAGGAGATCGTCGGCATTCACATCCCCGCCGTGAACTCGAACGAGCAGGGAATCGCGGTCTCGAGGCTCTCGGAGGCAGCGCTTGCGGACGAATGGGTCTGTACGGTCTTCGGCTCTTACAAGATTTTCGTAACCGGTGATCGCTTCAACTCGCCTATGGTGTCGCTTGGTTGGCGGTGA
- a CDS encoding transposase family protein: MVGDLLPQLAAVQVERVEASGDLLRITARTRDDLPAACPLCGQSSDWVHSRYERHVADEAVGGRAVVIDLSVRRLYCENPACEKVTFAEQIDGLTRRYQRRTPALQKVVDAVAVALAGSAGARLLGVLHHVLTWAGVLNCLMRISLPARVVPRVLGIDEGGSPRGVDTSAMRRVPA; encoded by the coding sequence ATGGTGGGGGACCTGCTGCCGCAGCTGGCCGCGGTGCAAGTCGAGCGCGTGGAGGCCAGCGGGGATCTACTGAGGATCACTGCCCGGACCAGGGATGACTTGCCGGCGGCGTGTCCGTTGTGCGGGCAGTCGTCGGACTGGGTGCACTCTCGATACGAGCGGCATGTCGCAGACGAGGCGGTGGGCGGTCGGGCGGTCGTGATCGACTTATCGGTGCGCCGCCTGTACTGCGAGAACCCAGCCTGCGAGAAGGTCACCTTCGCCGAGCAGATCGACGGGCTGACCCGGCGTTACCAGCGTCGCACTCCTGCTCTGCAGAAGGTGGTCGACGCGGTCGCCGTGGCACTGGCCGGGTCGGCCGGGGCCCGCCTGCTGGGCGTGCTGCACCACGTGCTGACCTGGGCGGGCGTGCTGAACTGCTTGATGCGCATCAGCCTGCCCGCCCGGGTCGTCCCGCGGGTGCTGGGCATCGACGAGGGGGGCTCCCCCCGAGGTGTGGACACCAGTGCTATGCGGCGAGTGCCAGCGTAA
- a CDS encoding IS3 family transposase (programmed frameshift), giving the protein MVMKVNSPEFKADAVALYLSEPGRTIRSVADDLGVNHETLRNWISAHRARQREGAESVPAAGSGAPIGSGTVLEQENKQLRARIRELELERDILRRAAKYFRRDELVMSRFQFVEDHRDAFGVKRLCRVLEVSRSGFYRWLAAAPAREARRQADDELADRIRAIHAETDGTYGSPRVTAELRHAGRRVNRKRVERVMRERGIVGVHLRRKVRTTVPEPSAVPVPDLLGRDFTAARPNTRYVGDITYLPIGDGQFLYLATVLDLCSKRLVGWSIADHMRTELVTDALKAAAAARDGSLDGAVFHSDNGSQYVSKEFADICRELGVTRSRGAVGTSADNAAAEAFNATLKRETLQGAKRWPGARAARLAVFRWITRYNTRRRHSALNYLSPIEFEQRSVTLALAA; this is encoded by the exons GTGGTGATGAAGGTGAACTCGCCGGAGTTCAAGGCGGACGCCGTGGCGCTGTACCTGTCGGAACCAGGACGCACGATCCGCTCGGTGGCCGATGATCTCGGGGTCAACCACGAGACCCTACGGAACTGGATCAGCGCCCACCGGGCCCGGCAGCGGGAGGGCGCCGAGAGCGTTCCGGCTGCCGGTTCGGGCGCCCCGATAGGCTCCGGCACCGTGTTGGAGCAAGAGAACAAGCAGCTCAGAGCCCGGATACGGGAGCTTGAGCTGGAGCGGGACATCCTGCGCCGGGCGGCGAAGTATTTC CGGAGAGACGAACTGGTGATGAGCCGCTTCCAGTTCGTTGAGGACCATCGAGACGCCTTCGGGGTGAAGCGGCTGTGTCGGGTGCTGGAGGTCTCGCGGTCCGGGTTCTACCGGTGGCTGGCCGCCGCGCCGGCCCGTGAGGCCCGCAGGCAGGCCGATGACGAGCTCGCCGATCGGATCCGCGCGATCCACGCCGAAACGGACGGCACCTATGGCAGCCCGCGGGTGACCGCCGAGCTGCGGCATGCCGGGCGCCGGGTCAACCGCAAGCGCGTCGAGCGGGTGATGCGCGAGCGGGGCATTGTCGGCGTGCACCTGCGCAGGAAGGTCCGCACCACTGTCCCCGAGCCCTCGGCGGTGCCGGTTCCGGACCTGCTGGGACGCGACTTCACCGCCGCTCGGCCGAACACCCGCTACGTCGGGGACATCACCTACCTCCCGATCGGCGACGGTCAATTCCTCTACCTGGCAACGGTGTTGGACCTGTGTTCCAAGCGCCTGGTGGGCTGGTCGATCGCCGATCACATGCGGACCGAGCTGGTCACCGACGCGCTCAAGGCGGCGGCCGCCGCCCGGGACGGAAGCCTGGACGGCGCGGTCTTCCACAGCGACAACGGGTCCCAGTACGTGTCCAAGGAATTCGCCGACATCTGCCGGGAGTTGGGCGTCACCAGGAGTCGCGGCGCGGTCGGTACGAGCGCGGACAACGCCGCCGCCGAGGCGTTCAACGCCACGCTGAAACGGGAGACCCTCCAAGGCGCGAAGCGTTGGCCTGGAGCCCGCGCCGCCCGCCTGGCGGTCTTCCGCTGGATCACCCGCTACAACACCCGCAGGAGGCACTCCGCGCTGAACTACCTCAGCCCGATCGAGTTCGAACAACGATCAGTTACGCTGGCACTCGCCGCATAG